One Malaclemys terrapin pileata isolate rMalTer1 chromosome 9, rMalTer1.hap1, whole genome shotgun sequence DNA window includes the following coding sequences:
- the SLC25A5 gene encoding ADP/ATP translocase 2 — MADAALSFAKDFLAGGVAAAISKTAVAPIERVKLLLQVQHASKQIAVDQQYKGIIDCVVRIPKEQGALSFWRGNLANVIRYFPTQALNFAFKDKYKQIFLGGVDKRTQFWRYFAGNLASGGAAGATSLCFVYPLDFARTRLAADVGKAGADREFKGLGDCLVKIFKSDGLKGLYQGFNVSVQGIIIYRAAYFGIYDTAKGMLPDPKNTHIFISWMIAQTVTAVAGLTSYPFDTVRRRMMMQSGRKATDIMYSGTIDCWRKIARDEGSKAFFKGAWSNVLRGMGGAFVLVLYDEIKKYT; from the exons ATGGCCGATGCCGCCCTGTCCTTCGCCAAGGATTTCCTGGCCGGGGGAGTGGCCGCGGCCATCTCCAAAACAGCCGTCGCCCCCATCGAGAGAGTGAAGCTGCTTCTGCAG GTGCAGCATGCAAGCAAGCAAATTGCAGTAGACCAGCAATACAAGGGCATCATTGACTGTGTTGTCCGTATCCCCAAAGAGCAGGGTGCCCTGTCCTTCTGGCGTGGCAACCTGGCTAATGTGATCAGATACTTCCCTACTCAGGCCCTCAACTTCGCTTTCAAAGACAAATACAAGCAGATCTTTCTGGGTGGCGTTGATAAAAGAACCCAGTTCTGGCGTTACTTTGCTGGTAACCTGGCATCTGGTGGTGCTGCTGGTGCTACATCTCTGTGTTTTGTCTACCCTCTTGACTTTGCCCGTACCCGTCTGGCAGCTGATGTGGGTAAAGCTGGAGCCGACAGAGAATTCAAGGGTCTTGGTGACTGCCTGGTCAAGATCTTCAAGTCTGATGGTCTTAAGGGCCTGTACCAAGGCTTCAATGTATCCGTTCAGGGTATCATTATCTACAGAGCTGCCTATTTTGGCATCTATGACACTGCGAAGG gAATGCTTCCTGACCCAAAGAACACCCACATCTTTATCAGCTGGATGATTGCTCAGACAGTTACTGCTGTTGCTGGTTTGACCTCCTATCCATTTGATACTGTCCGTCGTCGTATGATGATGCAGTCAGGGCGTAAAGCAA CTGACATCATGTACTCGGGTACAATTGACTGCTGGCGAAAGATTGCCCGTGATGAAGGGTCCAAGGCGTTCTTCAAGGGTGCATGGTCCAATGTACTCAGAGGAATGGGTGGTGCTTTTGTCTTAGTATTGTACGATGAAATCAAGAAGTACACTTAA